GCCAGCCGAGCAGATCGCCACTGCGCAAAAGGAAATCGCACAGTTGTTGCCGTGGATCGATCTCAGCACCACGCAATGGGCGACCCTGCGCGTCGACCGTGCCGAGCCGCTGCAAACCGGCCTGACCCGCCCGGACAACGCTTTCCTCGCAGAAGAAGGTCGCCTGCTGGTTGGCTGGCCAACCAAACTCGCCCTGGCGCCGGACTTCGCCGACCGGGTGATCGCCTCCCTGCAACGCGACGGCATCCAGCCGAGCCACGCTGCTCCGCTGCCCGAGCTGCCGAAACCACCAATGGGCGTTCCGGCCTGGGAGCAACTGCTGCCATGAGCCTGCCGACCCTGCACGATTTGCACCGCCCACTGGGCAGCACCGGCCTGCTGGTTTCGCCGCTGGGCCTGGGCACCGTCAAACTCGGCCGCGACCAAGGCGTGAAATACCCCAACGGCTTCCAGATCCCCGACGACGACGCTGCGCGGATGCTGCTCAAGCAGGCGCGGGAGCTGGGCATCAACCTGATCGACACCGCCCCGGCCTATGGCCACAGCGAAGAACGCCTCGGCCCTCTGTTGCGCGGCGAGCGTCAGGACTGGGTGATCGTCAGCAAGGTCGGCGAAGAATTTATCGATGGCCAGTCGACCCACGACTTCAGCGCCGCTCACACCCGTATGTCGGTGGAACGCAGCCTGCAACGTCTGGAAACCGATTTTATCGACCTGGTGCTGGTGCACTCCGATGGCAATGACCTGGCGATTCTCAACGACAGCGAAGTCTATGCAACCCTCGCGGCGCTGAAGGCCGAGGGCAAGATCCGTGGCTTCGGTTTTTCCGGCAAAACCGTCGACGGCGGCCTGAAAGCATTGGAGCAAGGCGACTGCGCGATGGTCACCTACAATCTGAACGAACAAAACGAGAAGGCTGTCATTGACTATGCTGCTGCCCACGGCAAAGCCATCCTGGTGAAGAAGGCCCTGGCCAGCGGTCACGTGTGCCTGAGCCCCGGCGTGGATCCGGTGCGCGCCAGCTTCGAGTTGCTGTTCGCCCAGCCCGGCGTGGCCAGTGCCATTGTCGGGACGATCAATCCGCTGCACCTCGCCCACAACGTTGCGACCGTTGCCCAGGTCCTGCGTGGTCAATGACGCCGCTTCGCGGCCTTAAGCAGGAGCCGACATGCCGCGTACGCTCATTAGAAAGAACCCGAGCAACTTCAAGACGCTGCCGCTGTTCGTCGAAGCGACGCCCGAAGGCCTGACCTACCAGAGCGTCGGCATGCCGCTGAATTTCGCCCAGACCCTGCAACGGCGCAAACCGGTCAGCGTGGCCGACGCCGAGCGCTTTGCACTGGAGCTGGCCAACCTCGGCGTCTCGGTACGCCTGACCCTGCACTGGCAGAATCGCGATTACTGGGTGCTGGTGCGCCAGCGCCGGCAGGATCGCGGCGACGTGGTTCTCAAGCTGATTTCAGGCTACGTGCCGGCGCATGAACTGAATATCCCGCTGCACACGGCAATCCAGGAGATCGCCGAAGAATGCCTGCTTGAAACCCCGGAAGGCTGGCTCGGCGGGCGCTTCAACGACACCTGGCTGCCGGCGCCGTACGCGTCGGCGCTGCACTATCGCGAGGCCCTGCCCTTTCGCCTGACGCCGCTGTCCGGTTCAGCGCGACCGGTGCGCTGCGCCAATCAGCAATTGCTCGAAAGGCCCCAGGCCTACGTGCACTTGCCGACTGCCTCACTGCAATTGATCTACGACCTGCGGCTGGAGGTGCCCAAGGAGGCCAAGTCCTTGAGCCTGTTCCATGTCGATGAACGGCTGGAAGGCGATCAACTGGTCGCCCGGCTCGACCGCAAGCGGCCGGACTTGTATTTGATGCCGTTGCAGGACGGCGAACCGCTCCCCGAGCTGTATACGCTGAAGAAAGGTCATTTGTACCCGGCAGGCACCCGTGGTCTGTATCTGGCGGAAAGCTTCGCCCGACAGGACGGCTGGCTGGTGCGCGATGAGCGGATTCGCTGGAAGGACTGGCTGCGCCAGCAAGGTTTGACGCCGCCACCCAAGGACACGGGGCTGGCGCGATTGCGCGGCAAGGCGAAACAACTGCTGAAGAAGATCGTGCCGCGCAAGAAAGTGAATTCCTGAACGGCAAAAGACCGCGCCTGCGAGTGACTCCAGAGAGTCATCGCAGGCGCGGTCTTTATGTTTGCATCACTCGGACTTGCGGATTTTTTCCACAATCGCCGTGGTCGAGCTGTTTTCCACCAGCCCCAGCACCTTCACGGTGCCGCCGTAGGCTTTGACGATGTCGGCGCCGACAACCTGGTCGATGCCATAGTCACCGCCCTTCACCAACACGTCCGGCTTGACCTCGCGCAGCAGGTTTTCCGGAGTGCCTTCGGCGAAGCTGATCACCCAGTCCACCGCGCCGAGACCGGCGAGTACCGCCATGCGCCGGTCGACGCTGTTGATCGGTCGACCCGGCCCTTTCAGGCGGCTGACCGAAGCGTCATCGTTAATCGCGACGATCAGGCGATCGCCCTGGGCCCGCGCCTGCTCGAGGTAGGTCACGTGGCCCGCGTGCAGGATGTCGAAGCAGCCGTTGGTGAACACGATCCGCTCGTTATGCGCGCGAGCATCGGCCACCGCCAGCAGCAGTTGCTCCAGACCCAGTACACCGCGCTCCGAACCTTCCTCGCGCTGAATCGCGCGACGCAGTTCCGGAGCGCTGATCGCCGCCGTACCGAGCTTGCCGACCACGATGCCGGCCGCCAGGTTGGCCAGCGCCACCGCGTGCGGCAGCTCTTCGCCAGCGGCAATCGCCGCAGCCAGGGTGGAAATCACTGTGTCGCCGGCGCCGGTCACGTCGAACACCTCACGGGCTCGGGCCGGCAGGTGCAGTGCCGGATGATCCGGACGCAGCAGGGTCATGCCGTGTTCGCCGCGGGTCACCAGTAGAGCGCCGAGCTCGAGGTCGTGCATCAGTTTGGCGCCCTTGCTCACCAGCTCGTGCTCATCGACGCAACCGCCGACGATGGCTTCGAACTCGCTGAGGTTCGGGGTGATCAGGCTCGCGCCACGGTAGATCGAGAAATCCTTGCCCTTCGGGTCGGCCAACACCGGAATGCCTTTGGCGCGGGCGGCCTGGATCAGTGCCTGATGGTTTTTCAGGGCGCCTTTGCCGTAGTCGGACAGCACCAGCACCTTGATGCCTTCCAGCAGGTCGTCGACCTGAGAGGCAAGCGCAAGAGCGTCGGTGGCGAAAGGTTCTTCGAAGTCGATACGCAGCAATTGCTGGTGCCGGCTCATGACCCGCAGCTTGACGATGGTCGGCTGGTGCGCAATGCGCTGGAACAAGGCTCGTACACCCGCACCCTTGAGGCTGTTGCTCAGGCTGTCGGCGGCTTCGTCGTCACCGGTCACACCGACAAGCGACGCCGGCGCACCCAGCGCGGCAATGTTCAAGGCAACGTTGGCGGCACCGCCCGGGCGATCTTCGATTTGCTCGACCTTTACAACCGGTACCGGCGCCTCAGGGGAAATCCGTGAGGTACCACCATGCCAGTAACGGTCGAGCATGACATCGCCGACCACCAAGACAGGGGCTTGATCGAATCGCGGCATGGACAACTTCATGGAGCATCCCACATACAAAATGAACAGGGGCGCGATATTAACACAGGGTTGGCGAAGGCTTGTGCGGTGGCTGCAACAGGATGAAACGGCGTTTTTTTTCGCTCATTTCTTGCACAGCATTTTGACCGGTCGACGGCAGCAGGGCCGACCTGGTCTCATTCATAACCGAGCATCTCGTAGTCGCGCTCGTAGACCCGCCGTACAAGCCGTCGGGTACGCTGCGTGCAGAAGTCACGCGCCGGCGACGGCCGTCGCTGCCGGGAACTGTTGACGTGTTGCAACTGACTCGCCAGCCCCAAATGCTCGCACACGAGGTGAAAATCCCGCTCCAGGTGTTCTTGATAACCGATGAAGTCCAGCGCCAGCCGTCCCAGCGAATCGGTGAGAAAGTCCGTTTGTGCCGCAAAGTGCAACTGTCGTGCGATGGTGTCGGCATGTAGCCAGCGTGTCACAAAATCGTCGAAGTCACGGTAATGCCTGACCAGTTGCTGCGCCGCGTGATCACGGCTGCTTAGCTCGTTGCCACGCAGGAAGGCATACGCCGAATAGGCACGTTCCAGCGGATCACGGACGAAGGCGAACTTGTACGCCGAGGCGAACTGCGCGGGAAACTGCTCTTCATACCAGTACAACGGCAAATGGCCGGGCCGCCACCCGTCGAACATCGACGCGCAAACACTGCTTCCGGCGCATTTGGGCACATGGATGAACAGGCAGGAGCGCTGCGCGAAGGCCTTGGGAAAGCGCAGGTTGGCCGACATCGACTTGTTCACCACTTGCCGATCGACCACCGACAGGCGCCCGAGCAGAAAGGCCCGCTGCGGCTTGGGCAGCAGTTTCCACAGATAGCGTTGCAACATGAGAGTACCCGCGCGACGGGGATGGCCCCCTCGATGGAAATCAGAGTTCGTTCAGGAACCTTAACAAGCGCGGACGCGGGATTTATGCAGGTTTGGTCAAGAAGGGTAAAGGTCTGGATACAAATGAATGTGGGAGCGAGCCTGCTCGCGATGGTGTATGCACATTCAACATTGATGTTGACTGTTGCACCGTCATCGCGAGCAAGCTCGCTCCCACAGGGTTTTCGGCGGGATCAGGCGATGTCTTCGGCCGGGGCGTCGAGGCCCATGGCGTTGAGACGCGCGTAGTAGCCGTTCTGTGCCAGAAGGTCGTCGTGAGTGCCGCGCTCGACGATCCGGCCCTGATCCATGACCAGAATCAGGTCGGCCTTCTCGATGGTCGACAGACGGTGGGCGATCACCAGCGTGGTGCGGCCCTTCATTACCTGATCCAGCGCCGCCTGAATATGCCGCTCGGATTCGGTGTCGAGGGCCGAGGTGGCCTCGTCGAGAATCAGCAACGGCGCGTTCTTGAGCAAGGCACGGGCAATTGCCAGGCGCTGG
The sequence above is a segment of the Pseudomonas sp. HS6 genome. Coding sequences within it:
- the hldE gene encoding bifunctional D-glycero-beta-D-manno-heptose-7-phosphate kinase/D-glycero-beta-D-manno-heptose 1-phosphate adenylyltransferase HldE, encoding MKLSMPRFDQAPVLVVGDVMLDRYWHGGTSRISPEAPVPVVKVEQIEDRPGGAANVALNIAALGAPASLVGVTGDDEAADSLSNSLKGAGVRALFQRIAHQPTIVKLRVMSRHQQLLRIDFEEPFATDALALASQVDDLLEGIKVLVLSDYGKGALKNHQALIQAARAKGIPVLADPKGKDFSIYRGASLITPNLSEFEAIVGGCVDEHELVSKGAKLMHDLELGALLVTRGEHGMTLLRPDHPALHLPARAREVFDVTGAGDTVISTLAAAIAAGEELPHAVALANLAAGIVVGKLGTAAISAPELRRAIQREEGSERGVLGLEQLLLAVADARAHNERIVFTNGCFDILHAGHVTYLEQARAQGDRLIVAINDDASVSRLKGPGRPINSVDRRMAVLAGLGAVDWVISFAEGTPENLLREVKPDVLVKGGDYGIDQVVGADIVKAYGGTVKVLGLVENSSTTAIVEKIRKSE
- a CDS encoding aldo/keto reductase: MSLPTLHDLHRPLGSTGLLVSPLGLGTVKLGRDQGVKYPNGFQIPDDDAARMLLKQARELGINLIDTAPAYGHSEERLGPLLRGERQDWVIVSKVGEEFIDGQSTHDFSAAHTRMSVERSLQRLETDFIDLVLVHSDGNDLAILNDSEVYATLAALKAEGKIRGFGFSGKTVDGGLKALEQGDCAMVTYNLNEQNEKAVIDYAAAHGKAILVKKALASGHVCLSPGVDPVRASFELLFAQPGVASAIVGTINPLHLAHNVATVAQVLRGQ
- a CDS encoding sulfotransferase family 2 domain-containing protein, whose product is MLQRYLWKLLPKPQRAFLLGRLSVVDRQVVNKSMSANLRFPKAFAQRSCLFIHVPKCAGSSVCASMFDGWRPGHLPLYWYEEQFPAQFASAYKFAFVRDPLERAYSAYAFLRGNELSSRDHAAQQLVRHYRDFDDFVTRWLHADTIARQLHFAAQTDFLTDSLGRLALDFIGYQEHLERDFHLVCEHLGLASQLQHVNSSRQRRPSPARDFCTQRTRRLVRRVYERDYEMLGYE
- a CDS encoding metal ABC transporter ATPase — translated: MPRTLIRKNPSNFKTLPLFVEATPEGLTYQSVGMPLNFAQTLQRRKPVSVADAERFALELANLGVSVRLTLHWQNRDYWVLVRQRRQDRGDVVLKLISGYVPAHELNIPLHTAIQEIAEECLLETPEGWLGGRFNDTWLPAPYASALHYREALPFRLTPLSGSARPVRCANQQLLERPQAYVHLPTASLQLIYDLRLEVPKEAKSLSLFHVDERLEGDQLVARLDRKRPDLYLMPLQDGEPLPELYTLKKGHLYPAGTRGLYLAESFARQDGWLVRDERIRWKDWLRQQGLTPPPKDTGLARLRGKAKQLLKKIVPRKKVNS